A single genomic interval of Terriglobales bacterium harbors:
- a CDS encoding pyridoxal-dependent decarboxylase, translated as MPSESGRPAASSFITAEYIEQFRRAAHQAVDWTAEYLRDPRKYPVVSQIKPGELIDALPASAPERGESYEAILQDFEKLIIPAVTHWNHPDFFAFFAISSSAPAIIGELLTAALNTNGLHWKTSPALAELEQVSLSWLRQWMGLPGDFFGIIYDTASVGSLHAIAAAREFVDPTAHARGSLGNLVLYTSDQAHSSVEKGAIALGIGQDNVRKIASDAEFRMRPEELASAIEQDIGAGRKPFCVVATIGTTSSTSVDPVPAIADICERHRLWLHADAAYAGIAAIVPERQHILKGCERAHSFLVNPMKWMFVPVDLNAFYTRYPDILRRTFSLTPEYLRTAGAEREINLMDYAIPLGRRFRALKLWMTMRYFGREGIVRILRAHMEWAQRLAGLVDAEPQFERVAPAPFSVVCFRYQGSDEENRAIAERVNESGKAYISPTVLNGRVTLRIAIGNLGTTWEDVERCWELVRATAAALSG; from the coding sequence ATGCCTTCCGAAAGCGGACGACCGGCCGCCTCTTCGTTCATCACCGCGGAGTACATCGAGCAGTTCCGCCGCGCCGCCCACCAGGCGGTGGATTGGACGGCGGAGTACCTGCGCGATCCGCGCAAGTATCCGGTGGTGTCGCAGATCAAGCCGGGGGAGCTGATCGATGCGCTGCCGGCGTCGGCACCCGAGCGGGGTGAGAGCTACGAGGCGATCCTGCAGGATTTCGAGAAACTGATCATCCCCGCGGTGACGCACTGGAACCACCCGGACTTCTTCGCCTTCTTCGCCATCAGCTCGTCGGCGCCGGCGATCATCGGGGAGCTGCTGACGGCGGCGCTCAACACCAACGGGCTGCACTGGAAGACTTCGCCGGCGCTGGCGGAGCTGGAGCAAGTGTCACTTTCCTGGCTGCGGCAGTGGATGGGGCTGCCGGGCGACTTTTTCGGGATCATCTACGACACGGCGTCGGTGGGCAGCCTGCACGCCATCGCGGCGGCGCGGGAGTTCGTGGACCCGACAGCGCATGCGCGCGGCAGCCTGGGCAACCTGGTGCTGTACACCTCCGACCAGGCGCATTCGTCGGTGGAGAAGGGGGCGATCGCGCTGGGGATCGGGCAGGACAACGTGCGCAAGATCGCCAGCGACGCGGAATTCCGCATGCGGCCGGAGGAGCTGGCGTCGGCGATCGAGCAGGACATCGGCGCCGGGCGGAAGCCGTTCTGCGTGGTGGCGACCATCGGCACGACCTCTTCGACCAGCGTGGACCCGGTGCCGGCGATCGCCGACATCTGCGAGCGGCACAGGCTGTGGCTGCATGCCGACGCGGCGTATGCCGGGATCGCGGCCATCGTCCCGGAGAGGCAGCACATCCTGAAAGGCTGCGAGCGGGCGCACTCCTTCCTGGTGAACCCGATGAAGTGGATGTTCGTCCCGGTGGACCTCAATGCGTTCTACACGCGGTATCCCGACATCCTGCGGCGTACGTTCTCGCTGACGCCGGAGTATCTGCGCACCGCGGGCGCGGAGCGTGAGATCAACCTGATGGACTACGCCATCCCGCTGGGACGGAGGTTCCGCGCCCTGAAGCTGTGGATGACCATGCGCTACTTCGGACGGGAGGGGATTGTGCGCATCCTGCGCGCCCACATGGAATGGGCGCAGCGGCTGGCGGGGCTGGTGGATGCCGAGCCGCAGTTCGAGCGGGTGGCGCCGGCGCCGTTCTCCGTGGTGTGCTTCCGCTACCAGGGCAGCGACGAGGAGAACCGGGCCATCGCGGAAAGGGTCAACGAGAGCGGGAAGGCATACATCTCACCGACGGTGTTGAATGGCCGGGTGACGCTGCGCATCGCCATCGGCAATCTCGGCACGACGTGGGAGGACGTGGAACGGTGCTGGGAGCTGGTGCGGGCGACGGCGGCTGCCCTCAGCGGCTAA